GGTCAGCTTTCCAGTTGTGCTCACCACCGTCAGAATCAGTCAGCGTCTCGATACCAGCAGCATTGAGTCCGGCCGCAAACGTGTGGTAGTAGTAATACAAACCAGCCGATCCCATCCCTGGATTATTCTCGACGTCGTAGTGATCCTGGATCCACTGCAGAGCCGCTTTGACGCGCGGATCATCTTTCGTCAAACCGGCAAAGATCATGCTTTTCAACCCCGTGTAGCCCATCGAACCGTAACTACGCAGGCCACCGTTGGGAGTGTACCGTTCATCCGAGGTGCTGGGGTCGATCTTGGTCAGCGGAATTTCATAGTAGAAACCGCCGTCATCAACCTTCGCCGCGAAGGCGGTATCGTTGGCTTTCGAGTCGAGGTTCTGACAACGTGAAACGAACGCCAACGCTCGTTGAATCGCGGGGTCTCCAGCGGGTACTTCGACCGCGCGTAAAGCTTCGATCATGTAGCCTGTATTAGATAAATCGGGGCGTCCTGCGCCTCCGTAGCCGACACCCCCGTACCACGGATCCGAAGGGTCGCGTTTGCCTTCGCCGTACTGAAATCCGGTGACGAAATTCTTAGCGTTCTTTAGAATCTCATTGTATTTCCCCGATTGATTCGCTTCTGCGAAACACACCATCGCAACGCAAGTTTCGTAATTCTTCAAACGTCCATTGCCGTAAATTCCACCGTCGGGTTTAACAAACCCTTCCAGCGCCTGGAGGCCTTTGGCAACCACGGGATCATCAACGGACTGCCCATTCTTCATCGCTGCAGTCAACGCCAACGCGGTAACGCCCGGTCCGACTCGATCGGAAAAGGTGCCTGCCTCGGACTGGCCCTCTTTAGCGAGGAACGCCAACCCTTTGTTCACAACTTGCTCTCGCTGTGCATCCGATTTCGACGCCGCCACTACGTCCTGAGCGGAAATCTGCGGCGTCCATGCGAGTGATGGCACCGTAGCGGCGAGCGAAAGAGCGAGGACGAAAACGCGGCGTCCACAGCGAAGCTTCGTTCGTTGAGTCATGGAGAATTTGCCTTGGAGGAGAGTCTGCAAAAGTGATTAATGAGAACAACGGTGGGTTTAGCGAACCCAATTGCAGTCCGCGTACCATCGGCGGTTCCCTGGCGTGGAATCTGCAACAATTTGAGCAATCAGCACACAGCGCACATTACCGAAGCCGAATCCAATCAAACGGACACGCTGAGAGCCCCTGGGATCACAGAAAAGCATGCCCGATACGGGGGCTGCGCGGCGGTTTTCCCGACGCACCAGGCGGAACTTTCGCCACCGACCATGAATTCGCGGCCAGGCTCAATTCGTATGTCGGAAGTTGCCTTCTTGCGATTCGGTTATCTGCTGCGTACGGTCAGCCACGTGCTGACCAAGATCGTGGTTTGCTCGCCGTCCCTGGCGGATTCCAGTACACTCAACCGTGTCGGAGCTTGAAACCAATCAGTGTCTCCTGCGGATCATTCGAAATGGAGTCTAAATCGACACGTTCCTTGCTCAATATCACGTTGATGCTGACGATCGCACTGGTGGGGTTGTCCGCTCGCTGGGATCGCATCGGCTACATCGCACCGTTGGGCAATACGGATCTCGCTCCATTTCTGTTTTTGCCGCTGCTGATCGCCGCCATCCATGGCGGGATGCAGTGGTTTGGATTTCGCCTGTCACTGCCCGCCATGGCAACTCGTGCGGCAGCGTTGATCGCGTTGGCAACCTGTTTGATCGTCGTTTCCCAGCTACCTGCGACGTTCGATACCAAAGTCATGATTTCGCTCATCGTGGTTGCGTTTGTCGTCACGGCACAAGTCATCTGGATGCTCGTGCCCAGCAACACCGATACGGCGAGTAATCCGCACGACGGCGAATAGCCTCTCCGTATCCAAACGCCTCCCGCAGCTCGATCATGAGCGATCGAGCGACGCAGCGTGGGCGAGCGACTTCAGTCCTGTTGTAGGAATCGATCTGCGAAATCGAGGTAGCACTGCCAATCCTCTTTGGCCAAGTCGTGGCCGCCGGCGCGGAGATGGTAGCTAATCGCACCACTCGAATAGGCGTGATCCGGTTGCGGAGGCTCACTAGGCGTCTGCCCTTCGTCGTCGAGGAGACCGGGCAGCCCGAGCAGTTCGTAGACTGGCGAGGCTGCGCGAGCGGCCAAGAATTCGCCCCGTGGATCCGCCCACTTATCGTCGGTGGCGCTGCCGACGGCGATCGGCCGCGGAGCCGCCAGAGCGATCAGTTCGTGTGAATCGACGGGCAGTGCGTTTTCGTTCTGATTGTAATGCTCGAACCCGTCGCAGAACCAATGTGGAAAGCTCGCATTGATCCTCCCCACCGTCTCTCCGACGGCGCGGCGGGACAGAGCCGCACCACCGCAGCCGGAGTCGTTGCTGATGACGAGCGCGAATCGTGGGTCGATCGCCCCAGCCCACAATGCTGTCTTGCCCAAACGCGAATGTCCGATGACGCCGACTCGCGAGACGTCGATGCCAAGGTTGGGCGTCTTTTCGATTGCGTCGAGGATGCATGATATGCCATAGGTCCATCCCGCAATCGACCCCGGGCGTTCCTCCGGGGGCAAGCTCGCAATGAATTCTGGCATCAACCCATGAATGCCATTTTGAAAGCCGTCGTCCGTATCGGGGTCAATATCACCGTAGTACGCGGTGATGAGGGCATAGCCCCGTTGGTTGATCATCTCGCTGGGCCAACGACTCGCGGCCACACCCCGCCCGCCCGCGACCGCTCGGTTTCCCTCGGTGCTATCATCTCTTCGATCACGTACCCAAGACGGCGTGATTCGCACGTTGGGATCCGATGTCACGGTGTGATTGCCTTGGAAATTCAATCCCAGGAACGCGGGAACGGCCGCCGGTTTCGCCGCATCGCCGTTGGCTGCCCCACGGGAATGGGGGACATCCACGAGCACGTGAATCTCGATTGATTTTTCGATGTCGCCCGGGTTTGAGGGGTCGAGTTGCGGGGACTTCACGATCACGCTCAGCTCCGTGCGCACCGTCTGACCATCATTGGCATTCGCATCGCGACGTACCACTTTGGATTCCACTCGGCGGTGCTCCGGCATCCGCCCGAAAACATGCTGCGTGAAGAGTTCAATGATTTCGGCGCGGCGCGCTGGCCACTGCTCTGCGGTCGTGACGGGATCACCCGACTCCATGACCAAAGGATCGGGCAATTGGTACGCAGGGACTTTGGCCTCGTCGTAGTTGGGTTCGAATTTCTGTGCCGCGGCAGGTGGCGAGGCAATGGCTGCGGCGGCTAACAGAGCCGATAGCGTGATCCAGGTCGCCGCGTGCGAGTGAGGAAAAAGGGGGCGGGTGGGTCGCATCGTGAACTCGCTTGTCTTGCGTTGAATGGGATTTGGAAGCTAGGCTGGCGACCAATTGGTGCATCGATCCGCTGTCGCCGATCTCTTTTCCCCCCAGAACTCATCTGATCGGCAGCCCTTGCCGGCCGCTGATTATAGAACGTGACCAAACCAGATTCGACTACCGCCAATTCCTCCGTCGCCAAATGCGATGGAACTCACCAGAGCGATCCCCGGCATGAGCCAGCCAAGGGTTCGCTTCCGTGGTCAAAAAAATTAGCTGAGCGGTTCGGGCTGGATTTCGGCGAGGAACTGAACCAGTGGTGGGATGAACAGTGTACTCATTCCCCAGGTCCCGGTGAGTTCCGTTACCCTGTGCTGCCGCAGACGCTGCTCGCAACGGTGCCCGATCCGATCTGGCCTCCGCTGATGCCGCCGAATTTCCTCCCTCTGCTAGGCAATGGCGCAGGTGATTGGTTGTGCGTGCGATTGCTCGACCCCGACATCGCCGCCCTAACAGGCCGGTCAACCGATATTTGCCAGTGGTACCACGGTGGGGGCGACTGGCTGCCTTGGGGAGACCAATTGTCCGAGGCGTTGCTCTTTGACTGGTTGCTCAATTCGCTGCCCCAATCTGATTGTCGGCACGCAGAACCAGCCAGTGAGAGTTTTGACGGCGGCGATGAACAACCGCATGATCATGACGTGCGGCCCGCGACAGTTGCCTGGCGCGAACACGCCTGGGGGCGTTGGGTGATCGACCGACTCCCCACGCTCGCGAATATCGACTGGGTCGCGGCGAGCGACCCTCGTCATTTGGCGACCGATCTACTGAATCAGCAATTGTGCGAAATTCCTGTCCGTTGTCAGCTCGTGATCGATTCTCTCGCAAGTGCTCTGAGCTGCCGCCTGACGCCCAAAATCGCTCACGATTTGGGACTGACTTGGAATGATTGGATGCGTTGGTGTTTCGACCTACGGTCCATGCCAAGTGAGGTTTCCAGCCGCTTACAAGCGTCGCTGGGACTATCCTCCACCGATTTCGATCCCGCCCAACAGCGCTGGGACGACGTCGTCACGCATGCTGCCGCTGTCTGCCAAAAACGCCCTGATTTGTCGTGGGGACATGATCTGCTGGGGTACGCCCAGTGGTCCCGAGGGGACATGCAGGACGCCGAGCGAGCGTTTTCCAATGCGGTTCGCTGTAGCGTATTCTCGGATCAGAGCGTTCGGCTACGCACACACTGGGCCACCGCAAACGATGGAATTTCGAAATTTTCAGCTCGCTTTTTGGCAGAGATGTCCGCATCCTCGCATTGCGGTGATTCGTTTGAACCGCAGGTCCAGGACCAACTCGGGCTGTTGCCTGCGGTAATTGACCGCGCCTGCTTGCTCGAATTCCTCGGTCCCTCCTCCGCTGAGGATTCCTCATCCGTTCGCCAGCGATATTCGCAAATGCTCGTCGATGAGGCCTCCGTGGCATCATCACCGGCAACATCAGCGAGATTGCTTTACGCAGCAGGCTGGGATCTCGGCGCCGAGCCGATGCGGCGTTATGGCGAATTACTCGATCGGTACATGGCTGCCTGCCAAGCTGCGGGCTGGTCCCGGCACGAACGGCTCGCCAGCGTGCATCGAGATGGATTGAAGGCTCGCTACAATTTGTAACCCGGTACCATTTGTAACCCGATACCATTTGGTTCCAGTCGAGCGGTCGGCTCACCTGGCGTGAGAGTCCTACACACGCCCCGCTCAGACGGTCGAAGCGGTCTGGTTACGCAAATCCTTCCGCCGCAAAATTTACCCGCCCTACGCAACTACTTCGAAATATGAACGCACCTCCCCCACCGAATCAACCGCCCGCCGAAGGTGACGTTTCGAAGAATATCGTGTGGCATGAGAACACCGTCTCGCGAGCGGCACGAGAGCGAAACCTCCGACAGCGCGGCTGTGTGGTGTGGTTCACAGGACTGAGCGGTTGCGGCAAGTCTACCATTGCCAACGAACTCGACCGGTTATTGATCTCTCGGGGCGCCGCCTGCACTTTGCTCGACGGCGACAACGTGCGTCACGGGCTGTGTGCCCCGCCGGCAGCATTGTCCGGAGAGCATGGGGATGCGTTTGCTGAGCGGTTCGGTTTGGGGTTTTCGCCCATCGATCGCGAAGAAAACATTCGCCGCATTGGAGCGGTTGCCTCATTGATGGCGGCCGCTGGACTGATCACGTTGGCAGCCTTCGTCAGCCCCTATCGCCGAGACCGCGATCGGGTGCGGCGGATCGTCGAAGGCGACGGTCAGAAGGGCGATTTTCTGGAAGTGTTCGTCGACACTCCCTTGGAGGTGTGCCAGCAACGCGATCCCAAAGGGCTGTACAAAAAAGCACTCGCTGGCGAAATCCCAAACTTTACCGGCATCAGTGATCCGTATGAAGCACCGCAGCAGCCCGAGATTCATCTGCAGTTTCGCGTGGGCATGACGCCGAGCGACGCCGCGGAGGAGATTTTGCAGGTCATGACGGCGCGGGGCGTCTTTGGCACCCCGGTTGCCGAAGATAAACGCTGAGCGCCGGCCACGACCGCGCGTCCTGATGTGCGCGAGCCCCGCATGCGTTCAGCGTCCGTATACCAGCTTCTGCGGTCCTGCGGCGGGGTCCACGTTTGGTCGATGCCGCCGACAAAACACAAAAACCCCAGCCTTCCCCCCGATTTGACGTTGCGTTGACGGGGTGGCACGTTAGACTTCGCGGGAAAATAATTTCACTTTAACTTGGGTCTGACGCGGATGGCATGTGACCTCCGTATTGGATTCATCTAGGAAACAGTTCACGGTATGACGATCTCGAAAGAACGTAAGAAGGAAGTAGTCAGCGAACACGGAGCGACTGCAGATGACACCGGATCCCCTGAGGTGCAGATTGCGATTCTGACTGAGCGGATCAATGGTTTGACCGAGCACATGCGAACGCACCGCAAAGACTTTGCTTCGCGACGCGGCTTGCTCGGTTTGGTCAGTCGCCGACGTCGGTTGCTCGATTACGTTCGAGCTCACGATCCGCAGCGTTACCTGGATGTGATTGGTAAGCTCGGTATTCGCAAGTAGTTTCTCGTCAGGTTGGTCGTCGGCATGGTCCTTCGACCGTGTGTGGATGTGCCAACGGGCAGTACGCCCCGGATTGGTAATGCGAGTGTGTTCACTCTTTCTGTTAGCACCACACATCACTGAACGTTCGCCGCGGGCGGACATTTCTTGTTTCATCTTTCACGCATGTGCCGAGCGAATAATCGCTCGGCGTCATGCCGGTGAACGCGGGCGCGATGTTTCTCGAGTCGCGCCGCGATCAATTGTAGTCATCGAGTTTGTTGGCGGCGATGTGTCGCCGTTTTGTTGTTTGTAGGAAAAAGTAAAGAAAAATAGAGGTTGTGGTGAGTATTCACAAAATTCGCGTAGAACGAAAAATCGGCGATTCAGTCTTGTCCTTTGAGACGGGCCATGTCGCGAAACAGGCTGCCGGCAGCGTGCTGGTGCAGTATGGCGACACCGTCGTTCTGGTAGCTG
This genomic window from Allorhodopirellula heiligendammensis contains:
- the rpsO gene encoding 30S ribosomal protein S15; translation: MTISKERKKEVVSEHGATADDTGSPEVQIAILTERINGLTEHMRTHRKDFASRRGLLGLVSRRRRLLDYVRAHDPQRYLDVIGKLGIRK
- a CDS encoding glucuronyl esterase domain-containing protein — its product is MRPTRPLFPHSHAATWITLSALLAAAAIASPPAAAQKFEPNYDEAKVPAYQLPDPLVMESGDPVTTAEQWPARRAEIIELFTQHVFGRMPEHRRVESKVVRRDANANDGQTVRTELSVIVKSPQLDPSNPGDIEKSIEIHVLVDVPHSRGAANGDAAKPAAVPAFLGLNFQGNHTVTSDPNVRITPSWVRDRRDDSTEGNRAVAGGRGVAASRWPSEMINQRGYALITAYYGDIDPDTDDGFQNGIHGLMPEFIASLPPEERPGSIAGWTYGISCILDAIEKTPNLGIDVSRVGVIGHSRLGKTALWAGAIDPRFALVISNDSGCGGAALSRRAVGETVGRINASFPHWFCDGFEHYNQNENALPVDSHELIALAAPRPIAVGSATDDKWADPRGEFLAARAASPVYELLGLPGLLDDEGQTPSEPPQPDHAYSSGAISYHLRAGGHDLAKEDWQCYLDFADRFLQQD
- a CDS encoding SMI1/KNR4 family protein, whose amino-acid sequence is MTKPDSTTANSSVAKCDGTHQSDPRHEPAKGSLPWSKKLAERFGLDFGEELNQWWDEQCTHSPGPGEFRYPVLPQTLLATVPDPIWPPLMPPNFLPLLGNGAGDWLCVRLLDPDIAALTGRSTDICQWYHGGGDWLPWGDQLSEALLFDWLLNSLPQSDCRHAEPASESFDGGDEQPHDHDVRPATVAWREHAWGRWVIDRLPTLANIDWVAASDPRHLATDLLNQQLCEIPVRCQLVIDSLASALSCRLTPKIAHDLGLTWNDWMRWCFDLRSMPSEVSSRLQASLGLSSTDFDPAQQRWDDVVTHAAAVCQKRPDLSWGHDLLGYAQWSRGDMQDAERAFSNAVRCSVFSDQSVRLRTHWATANDGISKFSARFLAEMSASSHCGDSFEPQVQDQLGLLPAVIDRACLLEFLGPSSAEDSSSVRQRYSQMLVDEASVASSPATSARLLYAAGWDLGAEPMRRYGELLDRYMAACQAAGWSRHERLASVHRDGLKARYNL
- a CDS encoding prenyltransferase/squalene oxidase repeat-containing protein; this encodes MTQRTKLRCGRRVFVLALSLAATVPSLAWTPQISAQDVVAASKSDAQREQVVNKGLAFLAKEGQSEAGTFSDRVGPGVTALALTAAMKNGQSVDDPVVAKGLQALEGFVKPDGGIYGNGRLKNYETCVAMVCFAEANQSGKYNEILKNAKNFVTGFQYGEGKRDPSDPWYGGVGYGGAGRPDLSNTGYMIEALRAVEVPAGDPAIQRALAFVSRCQNLDSKANDTAFAAKVDDGGFYYEIPLTKIDPSTSDERYTPNGGLRSYGSMGYTGLKSMIFAGLTKDDPRVKAALQWIQDHYDVENNPGMGSAGLYYYYHTFAAGLNAAGIETLTDSDGGEHNWKADLIAELAERQNEDGSWSNSNERWFENDKNLATAFALMALSYCK
- the cysC gene encoding adenylyl-sulfate kinase → MNAPPPPNQPPAEGDVSKNIVWHENTVSRAARERNLRQRGCVVWFTGLSGCGKSTIANELDRLLISRGAACTLLDGDNVRHGLCAPPAALSGEHGDAFAERFGLGFSPIDREENIRRIGAVASLMAAAGLITLAAFVSPYRRDRDRVRRIVEGDGQKGDFLEVFVDTPLEVCQQRDPKGLYKKALAGEIPNFTGISDPYEAPQQPEIHLQFRVGMTPSDAAEEILQVMTARGVFGTPVAEDKR